The following proteins are encoded in a genomic region of Sorangiineae bacterium MSr12523:
- a CDS encoding RNA polymerase sigma factor: MIIDDAAAASRVFSIPEDDPSRDSYEAVRRAAAGDRDAQAWMVSMLLPGVRRVARALLRSAADADDAAQLAMLAILRSAGTYRGEAQLEAWARRITARTVFKYLRARRQHEGRVLGDDVLEWAAATAPASSSEASGHDVRAYLDALPEPQREAITLHHALGYTVEEIAEITEVSPNTVKSRIRVGMASLRQRIVRRNEP, from the coding sequence GTGATCATCGACGACGCAGCCGCGGCCAGCCGGGTCTTCTCGATCCCGGAGGACGATCCCTCGCGGGATTCGTACGAGGCCGTCCGGCGTGCGGCGGCCGGGGATCGCGATGCGCAGGCGTGGATGGTCTCCATGCTTCTCCCGGGCGTCCGCCGTGTGGCGCGTGCGCTGCTGCGGAGCGCGGCCGATGCCGACGACGCGGCCCAACTCGCCATGTTGGCCATTTTGCGAAGTGCGGGAACGTACCGCGGGGAGGCGCAGCTCGAAGCGTGGGCACGCCGCATCACCGCCCGCACCGTGTTCAAGTACCTGCGCGCGCGCCGGCAGCACGAGGGGCGGGTGCTCGGCGACGATGTGTTGGAGTGGGCTGCGGCCACGGCGCCTGCGTCTTCGTCGGAAGCGAGCGGACACGATGTGCGCGCTTACCTCGATGCCCTGCCCGAGCCCCAGCGCGAAGCCATCACATTGCATCATGCGCTGGGGTACACCGTCGAGGAGATCGCCGAAATCACGGAGGTGAGCCCCAATACCGTGAAAAGCCGCATTCGCGTGGGAATGGCGTCGCTGCGCCAGCGCATCGTTCGGAGGAATGAGCCGTGA
- a CDS encoding tetratricopeptide repeat protein yields the protein MNVANVVLASAMAVGASSVDPYDEAMARSTAQEKAGDLEAAIRTLEPIAAAYPQDYAVVLRLGDLSFRIRNYTQAKEAYRMALERSPRAAGARAGLGWALAYLGSCDIAREQFLAVLELEPEHPSARDGMAYCASKTTSVLSAAAGLAISAYFYPSHTTRDYGGSGIVSLDLSHREGWIAGGAYRYTFGTQRNYDSWEQHDAYFDLGYAGKKLGAIAHYVAVFDRSGFSGTSHHIGLSARWSALGDVRLDASLSMYDDMNVFRAAPSWKIPLSWGLSVEPGAALQRTNARWLATPSLALMLERAWGSLAAGGKYGDEVRPAYLDARIIANIPERISWGWWIGGTWNAGQGLRVQLSYATNRLQVLEGISSDAHFVNLSFSKSF from the coding sequence GTGAATGTCGCGAATGTTGTTCTCGCCTCCGCGATGGCCGTCGGAGCGAGCTCCGTCGATCCCTACGACGAAGCCATGGCGCGCTCCACCGCGCAGGAAAAGGCTGGCGATCTCGAAGCGGCCATTCGGACGCTCGAACCCATCGCGGCCGCCTATCCGCAAGATTATGCCGTGGTGCTGCGATTGGGCGATCTCTCTTTTCGAATACGAAATTACACGCAAGCCAAAGAAGCGTACCGCATGGCCTTGGAGCGTTCGCCGCGCGCGGCGGGGGCACGTGCGGGACTCGGCTGGGCGCTCGCCTACCTGGGATCGTGCGATATCGCCCGCGAGCAGTTTCTCGCGGTCCTGGAGCTCGAGCCGGAACATCCTTCCGCGCGCGACGGTATGGCGTATTGCGCATCCAAAACGACATCGGTCCTGAGCGCCGCAGCGGGTCTCGCGATTTCGGCGTATTTCTATCCGAGCCATACGACTCGCGATTACGGAGGAAGCGGCATCGTGTCGCTCGACCTCTCGCACCGCGAGGGGTGGATCGCGGGCGGAGCGTATCGTTACACCTTTGGCACGCAGCGCAACTATGACTCTTGGGAACAACATGATGCGTACTTCGATCTCGGGTATGCGGGAAAAAAGCTAGGTGCGATAGCTCATTACGTCGCCGTCTTCGACCGAAGCGGATTCTCCGGTACGTCGCACCATATAGGACTTTCCGCCCGCTGGAGTGCATTGGGCGACGTGCGTCTCGATGCATCGCTGAGCATGTACGACGATATGAACGTGTTTCGCGCCGCCCCTTCCTGGAAGATCCCATTGTCCTGGGGACTCAGCGTGGAACCCGGCGCAGCCTTGCAAAGGACGAATGCACGATGGCTGGCCACTCCCTCGCTTGCCCTGATGCTCGAGCGCGCATGGGGAAGCCTCGCCGCCGGCGGCAAATATGGGGACGAGGTGCGCCCAGCGTATTTGGATGCGCGCATCATTGCGAACATTCCGGAACGGATTTCGTGGGGCTGGTGGATTGGAGGAACGTGGAATGCGGGGCAGGGGCTGCGCGTCCAACTTTCATACGCGACGAATCGCCTCCAAGTCCTGGAGGGTATTTCGAGCGACGCGCATTTCGTCAATTTGTCATTCTCGAAGTCGTTTTGA
- a CDS encoding HPr-rel-A system PqqD family peptide chaperone → MGSRIKELATSDTGFVFDPVSGSTFTVNATGLCVLRALKDGLSREQIARQLSERFDVRAGDPARDVGDFMALLAQHGLTASEGNVP, encoded by the coding sequence GTGGGATCACGAATCAAAGAGCTTGCCACGAGCGATACCGGCTTCGTTTTCGACCCTGTTTCGGGCTCGACCTTCACCGTCAATGCGACGGGGTTGTGCGTGCTCCGCGCCTTGAAGGATGGCCTTTCGCGCGAGCAAATTGCCCGGCAATTGAGCGAGCGCTTCGACGTGCGGGCGGGCGATCCCGCGCGGGACGTCGGCGACTTCATGGCCCTTTTGGCTCAGCACGGCCTGACCGCCAGCGAAGGAAATGTCCCATGA
- a CDS encoding ATP-grasp domain-containing protein — MSPMSARPLTIAVTGLNATDNPAPGVGVIRSLRAAGGHDRLVGLAYDALDPGAYARDIVGDVFMIPYPSQGIEAFLSRLEYVHRRLELDVIIPTLDAELPSFIALEPRLRAMGISMCLPTREQLELRSKVNLASLRERAGIRVPRSAMISDPDDLYRIHERVPYPFYVKGTFYGASLATTFEEALAAYYHTVATWGVPVLVQEYVAGEELDLVGVGDGAGDLVGAVPMKKMLLTEKGKGWAGITVRDSDLVDVGRAFVRATKWRGPFEIEAMRDAKGQYHVIEINPRFPAWVYLSVAAGMNLPRKTVELALGRRVDPIPDYEVGTMFVRISIDQVARIGDFQSIVTTGEIVRGGEAP; from the coding sequence ATGAGCCCCATGAGCGCGCGCCCCCTCACCATCGCCGTCACTGGACTCAACGCCACCGACAATCCCGCGCCCGGGGTGGGCGTGATTCGATCGCTGCGCGCTGCCGGAGGCCACGATCGCCTCGTCGGTTTGGCCTACGATGCGCTCGACCCCGGTGCCTACGCGCGCGACATCGTGGGCGACGTCTTCATGATTCCGTATCCCTCGCAGGGAATCGAGGCCTTCTTGTCCCGGCTCGAGTACGTGCACCGGCGCCTCGAGTTGGACGTGATCATCCCCACGCTCGATGCGGAGCTGCCCTCGTTCATTGCGCTCGAGCCGCGCCTTCGCGCCATGGGGATATCCATGTGCCTGCCCACGCGCGAACAATTGGAGCTTCGTTCCAAGGTGAATTTGGCCTCGCTGCGGGAGCGTGCGGGCATTCGCGTGCCGCGCTCGGCGATGATCTCGGACCCCGACGATCTTTATCGGATTCACGAGCGGGTGCCCTATCCATTCTACGTCAAGGGGACGTTCTACGGCGCATCGCTCGCGACGACGTTCGAAGAGGCGCTCGCGGCCTATTATCATACGGTGGCCACCTGGGGCGTGCCGGTGCTCGTGCAGGAGTACGTGGCGGGCGAAGAACTCGATCTCGTCGGTGTGGGCGACGGGGCCGGCGATTTGGTGGGCGCCGTTCCCATGAAGAAAATGCTGCTCACCGAGAAAGGGAAGGGGTGGGCCGGCATCACCGTGCGCGATTCCGACTTGGTCGACGTCGGCCGCGCGTTCGTGCGCGCGACGAAGTGGCGCGGGCCCTTCGAAATCGAGGCCATGCGCGATGCGAAAGGGCAGTACCACGTCATCGAGATCAATCCGCGCTTCCCGGCGTGGGTTTACCTCAGCGTCGCGGCGGGAATGAACCTGCCGCGCAAAACCGTGGAGCTGGCGCTCGGGCGCCGGGTCGATCCGATTCCCGACTACGAAGTAGGCACCATGTTCGTGCGCATCTCCATCGACCAGGTGGCGCGCATCGGCGACTTTCAAAGCATCGTCACCACCGGCGAAATCGTCCGAGGAGGAGAAGCACCGTGA
- a CDS encoding urea transporter, with translation MKDTAKSFARIYAHILFSRSPVVGLLVVLATTVNPRAFVFGGIAACAANGFALLFDLEKDAVEDGSYGYNALLVGLGIGQSFEATELAWLITVIAAAACVLFTSALRSLLGGVANLPSLSMPFLLVFYFILNTSGFIGLIPAAHAPDVGDSVMAQFARSLGGLFFLPRLDAGLLILLALLLHSRMATLLAMLSFGMVYVLHGAMPWLGGVAMSVLGYNAVLTAMALGGVFFVPSPSSFALALLGAAVSALLAVALLAPLGRLGAPALILPFNVTLLGFLLAMRRRAHDASPKSVDFLPGTPEQNLAYVRARLERFDSLHPISFRLPYRGTWVCTQGVDGAFTHKGPWRHAFDFQVVDDEGRFHAGAGTSPEDFHCYRLPVLAVAEGTVVSAESNIVDNGIGEVNLDRNWGNHVLVHHAPGLYSLIGHLARGSVKVVVGQWVARGQVVGLAGNSGRSPEPHLHFQLQAKPELGAPTLPCRFDDVVTVSPDALRVERTLLPSEGAAARNLEPDEEMRAYLGLSHGACWSYRRRTDVEQVVCDADVYGRLRIQSKDREATLYYGEADDFFTAFDAVGDAHSVVHLLRTALPRVPLECNESLRWTDRLPAQRWRSLPLRILADFVAPFLRRDGIEMIYRMHREARDLIIDGASHRRDRHGVPRLRTRVRLARGEGPISIELTVRGVTHRAERVAPADSVHSIEEENILNKETS, from the coding sequence GTGAAGGACACGGCCAAATCGTTCGCGAGGATCTATGCGCATATCCTCTTTTCACGGTCGCCCGTGGTGGGTCTGCTGGTGGTGCTCGCCACGACGGTCAATCCGCGCGCGTTCGTTTTCGGCGGCATCGCCGCGTGCGCGGCCAATGGCTTTGCGCTGCTCTTCGATCTGGAAAAGGACGCCGTCGAGGATGGCTCCTACGGCTACAATGCACTGCTCGTCGGTCTGGGCATCGGGCAGTCGTTCGAGGCGACCGAGCTGGCGTGGCTCATCACGGTGATTGCGGCGGCCGCGTGCGTGCTCTTCACGAGCGCGCTGCGGTCGCTGCTGGGCGGGGTGGCCAATCTGCCGTCGCTCTCGATGCCGTTTCTTCTCGTCTTCTATTTCATTTTGAACACGTCAGGTTTCATTGGCCTCATTCCCGCGGCCCACGCCCCGGACGTGGGAGATTCCGTGATGGCCCAGTTTGCTCGAAGCCTGGGCGGGCTTTTTTTCCTGCCGCGGCTCGATGCGGGGCTGCTCATCCTGCTCGCGCTCTTGCTTCACAGTCGCATGGCGACGTTGCTCGCGATGCTTTCGTTCGGCATGGTCTACGTTCTTCACGGGGCGATGCCCTGGCTCGGTGGCGTGGCCATGAGCGTGCTCGGTTACAATGCGGTTCTTACCGCCATGGCGCTGGGGGGTGTATTCTTCGTTCCGTCGCCCTCATCGTTCGCGCTCGCGCTGCTCGGCGCTGCGGTCTCGGCGCTGCTGGCCGTGGCGCTGCTCGCACCGCTCGGGCGCCTCGGCGCGCCCGCGCTCATTCTGCCGTTCAACGTGACCCTGCTCGGTTTTTTGCTGGCCATGCGACGGCGCGCGCACGATGCGAGCCCCAAATCGGTGGACTTTCTGCCGGGCACGCCAGAGCAGAATCTCGCCTATGTGCGCGCGCGGCTCGAGCGCTTCGATTCGCTTCATCCCATCTCGTTTCGGCTTCCCTATCGAGGGACGTGGGTGTGTACGCAAGGCGTCGACGGCGCCTTCACCCACAAAGGGCCGTGGCGGCATGCCTTCGATTTTCAAGTCGTCGACGACGAGGGCCGCTTTCACGCGGGCGCGGGAACCAGCCCGGAGGATTTTCATTGTTACCGATTGCCGGTTCTCGCGGTGGCCGAGGGCACGGTGGTCTCCGCGGAATCGAACATCGTCGACAATGGCATTGGCGAGGTGAATCTGGACCGCAACTGGGGCAATCATGTGCTCGTTCATCATGCGCCGGGGCTGTATTCGCTCATTGGTCATTTGGCGCGCGGCAGCGTCAAGGTCGTGGTGGGCCAATGGGTGGCACGTGGTCAAGTGGTGGGGCTCGCCGGCAATTCCGGGCGCTCCCCGGAGCCGCACCTGCATTTTCAGTTGCAGGCGAAGCCGGAGCTCGGTGCACCGACCCTTCCATGCCGCTTCGACGATGTGGTGACCGTATCGCCGGACGCGCTTCGAGTGGAGCGCACGCTCCTTCCCAGCGAAGGGGCGGCCGCCCGCAACCTCGAGCCGGACGAGGAAATGCGCGCGTACCTGGGACTTTCCCACGGTGCCTGCTGGTCCTACCGCAGGCGAACCGACGTCGAGCAGGTGGTGTGCGACGCCGACGTGTACGGGCGGCTGCGCATTCAATCGAAGGACCGCGAGGCCACCCTCTATTACGGAGAAGCGGACGACTTTTTCACGGCCTTCGATGCCGTGGGCGACGCGCACTCGGTAGTGCACCTGCTGCGGACGGCACTCCCGCGTGTGCCGCTGGAGTGCAACGAATCACTCCGCTGGACGGATCGGTTGCCCGCGCAACGATGGCGCTCGCTCCCCCTGCGCATCTTGGCCGACTTCGTGGCGCCATTTCTTCGCCGCGACGGGATCGAGATGATCTACCGCATGCACCGCGAAGCTCGCGATTTGATCATCGACGGCGCATCGCATCGGCGGGATCGGCACGGCGTTCCTCGGTTGCGGACCCGCGTGCGGCTCGCGCGCGGGGAGGGGCCCATCTCCATCGAGCTGACCGTGCGCGGTGTCACGCATCGCGCCGAGCGGGTAGCCCCTGCGGATAGCGTTCATTCGATCGAAGAAGAGAACATATTGAACAAGGAGACATCATGA
- a CDS encoding tetratricopeptide repeat protein, translating into MSAKRWFALMLLGCAFSGVVPAGADPQPNPQELFQRSYDAEAVGKLQDALLPMDALPAGARNGYVAQIRRGWLLYKLGRHAEAVDAYSKASALEPRSVESRLGVLAPKIAMRRWSDVESTAREALKLDPNNYSANAKLAFAYYNLGRYAEAATVYKKITDAYPGDIDIRSGLGWSYLKASKAGDAIREFRRILEVAPKHTLAREGLSAAGATE; encoded by the coding sequence ATGAGCGCCAAAAGATGGTTTGCCCTCATGCTTCTCGGGTGCGCATTCAGTGGCGTCGTTCCCGCAGGAGCAGACCCGCAACCGAACCCGCAGGAGCTTTTCCAGCGTTCGTACGACGCCGAGGCCGTGGGCAAATTGCAGGATGCCCTCCTACCAATGGACGCACTTCCGGCCGGGGCCCGCAATGGTTACGTCGCGCAGATTCGGCGTGGCTGGCTGCTGTACAAATTGGGGCGGCACGCCGAGGCGGTCGACGCGTATTCTAAGGCGAGTGCGCTCGAGCCGCGTTCGGTCGAGTCCCGCCTCGGCGTGTTGGCGCCGAAAATCGCGATGCGGCGCTGGTCGGACGTGGAGAGCACGGCGCGCGAAGCGTTGAAGCTCGATCCGAACAATTATTCGGCCAATGCCAAGTTGGCGTTTGCGTATTACAACCTGGGTCGTTACGCCGAGGCGGCCACCGTATACAAAAAGATCACGGACGCGTACCCGGGCGACATCGACATTCGCTCCGGGTTGGGCTGGTCGTACCTCAAGGCGTCGAAAGCCGGCGACGCGATTCGCGAATTCCGACGCATCCTCGAGGTGGCGCCCAAGCACACTTTGGCGCGTGAAGGCCTATCGGCGGCCGGCGCAACGGAGTAA
- a CDS encoding glutaminyl-peptide cyclotransferase: MHSTWILGSAFLAISVAACTQDGAMDPSEEQPLAASSTYALFVGTDFSKAELSVVKLAPDAVAGRLPIPDQDSVAAANRGNGFVLERAIGKAIVLDGTQPWTASRTIDVNDSPDAGSYASNPRTVVVTSGTKAYVARYATNTVKIIDVATGAASGNIDLSAFLASGDPDGKVEVQDAVYNPATGRAYFLLERIDQFDFGPAPDYVGTCLGWHGQIVTVNVATNTVVGSAINLLGDNPQSVTADFAGNRLIVVDTGCRSGDARRGRGIEAVSLSTGASKWLYQTGDVDRLSALVWADATHAFLNKGSSWYAWNPTQTTLGVALANFPQAPVYDGAGRIVGLQAQGSGSSVTWSVVAWNVATSQLTTIVTNPFQGVVPATSYGVTSALLVR; this comes from the coding sequence ATGCATTCTACATGGATACTCGGTAGTGCCTTTTTGGCCATTTCGGTGGCGGCGTGCACCCAAGATGGCGCGATGGATCCCAGCGAGGAGCAGCCCCTCGCGGCGAGCAGCACCTATGCATTGTTCGTCGGGACGGATTTCAGCAAAGCGGAGCTCTCCGTCGTCAAACTCGCCCCCGATGCGGTGGCGGGGCGCCTGCCCATTCCCGATCAAGATTCCGTCGCGGCCGCCAATCGTGGGAACGGCTTCGTCCTCGAGCGCGCAATCGGCAAGGCCATCGTGCTCGATGGCACGCAACCGTGGACGGCCAGCCGCACCATCGACGTCAACGATTCGCCCGACGCAGGCTCCTATGCCTCCAACCCACGTACGGTCGTCGTTACCAGCGGCACCAAGGCCTATGTCGCGCGGTATGCCACCAACACGGTGAAAATCATCGACGTGGCCACCGGGGCTGCATCGGGGAATATCGATCTTTCGGCCTTTCTCGCGTCCGGAGACCCCGACGGGAAAGTCGAAGTGCAAGATGCCGTGTACAATCCGGCCACCGGGCGTGCGTATTTCTTGCTCGAGCGGATTGACCAATTCGACTTTGGTCCGGCGCCCGATTACGTCGGTACGTGCCTCGGCTGGCATGGGCAAATCGTTACCGTGAATGTGGCCACGAATACCGTGGTGGGCTCGGCCATCAACCTTTTGGGCGACAATCCGCAGTCCGTTACGGCGGATTTCGCAGGCAATCGCCTCATCGTCGTCGACACGGGTTGCCGCAGTGGCGATGCGCGGCGCGGGCGCGGGATCGAGGCGGTCTCCCTTTCCACGGGAGCGTCGAAGTGGCTCTATCAGACTGGGGACGTCGATCGATTGTCCGCCCTCGTTTGGGCCGATGCGACACACGCCTTCTTGAACAAGGGCAGCAGCTGGTACGCGTGGAATCCCACGCAGACCACGCTCGGGGTGGCGCTGGCCAATTTCCCGCAGGCACCCGTGTACGACGGCGCCGGGCGCATCGTCGGACTTCAGGCGCAGGGGAGCGGTAGCTCGGTGACGTGGTCGGTCGTCGCGTGGAATGTGGCGACGTCGCAGCTCACCACCATCGTGACCAATCCGTTCCAAGGTGTGGTTCCCGCCACGTCGTACGGTGTGACGTCGGCGCTGCTCGTTCGCTGA